A genomic window from Glycine soja cultivar W05 chromosome 10, ASM419377v2, whole genome shotgun sequence includes:
- the LOC114372462 gene encoding auxin-responsive protein IAA14-like → MTTMLTNEHGLSLNLKETELCLGLPGGGSEVETPRATGKRGFSETVDLKLNLQTKEDLNENLKNVSKEKTLLKDPAKPPAKAQVVGWPPVRSYRKNMMAVQKVSTEEVAEKTTSSTTANSGAFVKVSMDGAPYLRKVDLTMYKSYKDLSDALAKMFSSFTMGNYGAQGMIDFMNESKLMDLLNSSEYVPTYEDKDGDWMLVGDVPWEMFVGSCKRLRIMKGSEAIGLAPRAMEKCKSRS, encoded by the exons ATGACAACTATGCTGACAAATGAGCATGGTCTGAGTTTGAACCTCAAGGAGACTGAGCTTTGCCTCGGTTTGCCTGGCGGGGGCTCTGAAGTGGAAACTCCAAGGGCCACTGGGAAGAGAGGGTTCTCTGAGACCGTTGATCTGAAGCTTAATCTTCAGACCAAGGAAGATCTGAATGAGAATCTGAAGAATGTCTCAAAGGAGAAGACTCTCCTTAAGGATCCTGCTAAGCCGCCGGCTAA GGCTCAAGTGGTTGGTTGGCCACCAGTGAGATCATACAGGAAGAACATGATGGCAGTACAGAAGGTTAGCACTGAGGAAGTAGCTGAGAAGACAACAAGCAGCACTACTGCTAATTCTGGGGCGTTTGTCAAGGTTTCCATGGATGGAGCACCTTACCTTCGCAAGGTGGACCTCACAATGTACAAAAGCTACAAAGACTTATCTGATGCCTTGGCCAAAATGTTCAGCTCCTTCACCATGG GTAACTATGGGGCCCAAGGAATGATAGACTTCATGAATGAGAGCAAGTTGATGGATCTTCTTAACAGCTCTGAGTATGTGCCAACCTATGAAGATAAGGATGGTGACTGGATGCTCGTGGGTGATGTCCCATGGGA GATGTTTGTTGGGTCATGCAAGCGCCTGCGAATAATGAAGGGATCAGAAGCGATTGGCCTTG CGCCAAGAGCAATGGAAAAATGCAAAAGCAGAAGCTGA
- the LOC114369987 gene encoding protein MAIN-LIKE 2-like, giving the protein MICVTINFFFFLYRSFKMASSSSSHHYDVASGPLEDDLLWMQKNHVSQHIWNGANDRTLKIRRATPLYNHREAPPEEIIPLLQISGLYPIMKLAQLKVNGALVNAFIERWRPETHTFHLKCGEATITLQDVSVLLGIPVDGRPLIGNTNIDGFELFHELLGVMPDDAAIDGNSIKLSWLSSHFANIHDFTGNQEGLERFARAWILRFIGGVMFVDKSSKRVHLKYLQFLRDLRECSSYAWGAAVLGNLYREMCIATDYNAKSIGGFTLLIQLWAWERCPTLAPSVIPPQQQNAPLGYRWLGGELHHIGNDNLIEFRRKLDVMKRDEVTILMFVY; this is encoded by the exons atgatatgtgtgactattaatttttttttctttctatacagGAGTTTTAAAATGGCTAGTTCGTCATCTTCTCATCATTATGACGTGGCATCTGGACCATTAGAGGATGATTTATTGTGGATGCAAAAAAATCATGTATCCCAACATATTTGGAATGGTGCTAATGATAGGACATTAAAAATTCGACGAGCCACACCACTATACAATCATAGAGAAGCACCGCCCGAAGAAATTATTCCTCTATTACAAATTTCGGGTTTGTACCCGATAATGAAATTGGCGCAGCTGAAAGTGAATGGAGCATTGGTGAATGCTTTTATTGAAAGGTGGAGGCCAGAAACGCATACATTTCATTTGAAGTGTGGAGAGGCAACTATTACACTTCAAGATGTTTCTGTGCTACTTGGTATTCCTGTGGATGGAAGACCATTAATTGGAAATACAAATATTGATGGGTTTGAATTGTTTCATGAATTATTGGGTGTCATGCCTGACGATGCTGCAATTGATGGGAACTCAATTAAATTGAGTTGGTTGTCTTCTCATTTTGCAAATATTCATGATTTTACAGGCAACCAAGAAGGCCTTGAAAGATTTGCTCGTGCTTGGATCTTACGATTCATAGGTGGGGTAATGtttgttgacaaaagcagcAAACGGGTGCATTTGAAATATTTGCAGTTTCTGAGAGACCTTAGAGAGTGCAGTAGttatgcatggggagctgctGTTTTGGGTAACCtttatagagagatgtgcatcGCAACAGACTATAATGCTAAATCAATAGGCGGTTTCACTCTCTTGATTCAATtatgggcatgggaacgatgccCAACATTAGCCCCCTCAGTtattcctccacaacaacaaaacgCGCCACTTGGTTACAG ATGGTTGGGAGGTGAATTGCATCACATAGGCAATGACAATTTAATTGAGTTTCGTCGTAAATTAGATGTCATGAAACGCGACGAGGTAAcaattttgatgtttgtttattaa